TCCCAAGCTCTCAAAGCCCATCCTGCTGTACAGCCCAATGGACTCTGCTGTTGAGGCCAAAAATGTCGGAATACCCTCCTCGTCACTCCGTTTCAGCACCGCAGCGAGCAGCTTCCCTCCAATGCCCCTGCGCTGGTAATCTGGGTTGATCATCAAAGTATGAATATCTTGTTCCATTAGCCTTCATCCTCGTTCACTCAACTACCAATGAAATGCCCCCTTGGGCTAGGACAAACCTACAGATATGCTGCTTTCCATCCGCAACCTTCTCATAGCattcatccatctcgtctctTCGCTTCCCAAATTCTGTCCACAGGTCTTTCAAGTGCTCTTTGACTGCTGTTAAGGGAGGCCCAGCAGGCACAGAAGCAGGATCCTCAACAGTAGCAGTAGACGCCATTTTCTCTGCCTCAATAGTGTACTTAACGATCCCAACAACGTCGTTCGATTCCTCATCTACCGCAACCAACATAATGTTTTCCGGCTTTTCCAGCGCCACAGGCGTCGATTTTTCCAAAATATCTCTCGGAGCCAAGACAAAAAATGCCCCGTAGAATTCATGATATCGATCCAGGGCTCTGTAGTGAGTATCTGCGATGCCGGCTGCATCTgctggctgagctggccGCAGTTTGACTGAGGCCATGATGAGCGTGTTCATTTGATTTCTCCTACTGCCTTTTTACCCGCTAATTGGCAGGCTTGGTCTTTGGAAGGCAATCTATGTATTCATAGACTCTAAGCGTGTAAATGTCGATTATCTACCTGCCTACCTTTTTATACATTTCAACACTCCCACGCCCTGTGAATATTGGCGGGCTACCCTAAAAGACTTCGACCACACGCTAAAATTAACGACCATCTTCTCCGGAATGAGTCAACCGGCGCCAAATTTGGTAACAAATTCCACTAGCCTCTTTTTGctaaaaaaacaaagggCATTATAAAAgcagagaggagaaagaaatcTACGGGTATTATGGCATATATTAGTCATCTAATGTATGTCGACAGCAAGCCTAGTTCATTTCCTCCAACTTACTGGAGAACCCTAACATTTTACCCCCTCAaattttcttcattcctactagtactactactaatTCACACACCTGTTCATGTTTCTATAtataaagagagagagaggaagggaGAGCCTGTGGCTATACTGATACTTCACCAACATTCAACGCACACATCGCTATCAATTTCGAAATCGAGCATCGTATACCATTCtaatttcatttcattctGGTTTAAAATTCTTCCATATCCTCCATGATAAATGGCGGTAGTGTAACCCCAAGGAAAACTCATGACACTAGGTACCGAGTCTATGCCGTTACTTGAaacatacaaaaaaaaaaactttgaTCATGAATGCATGCATCCTGCATCCTGCATCTCTAGGGTATCGCGGCCGAGCTCATGTGCACGTTTGTGCGTGGCTCATCCCTGATtgcctttctcttttgttttgccGCGTGTGACAATCTATCCCATGTACCGCCGTTCAATTCCCTGTCATATGATCATCCGTTCTATATGAATATCAACTGCGATTCCAATTGCAAAATTTTTGAACTTTTTTCCTGCTCGTCTTGTATTTCCTTCTGCCTTTACACGGCACCAGCGGAAATCATCTTCTTGCGAAGGTAGTTCTTGTAATCGCCAATAGTGCTGTCCCATTGGCGGATGGTCTGGTTCTCACACACCAAAATCTGCTTCGCAATCTTGTCGAGCAATCTGTAGCGGAATACATTAGCAAACGTTataaatgagagaaaagaaaagaaagcgaAAAAAACTTACCTGAAGTCGTGGGATACCACAATAACACCGCCGCTAAAggcgttgatggcatcgGCCAAACTATCAATGGTGGGGATATCGAGACCGTTGGTAGGCTcgtcaagcagcagcatgttgGGGCCGTCAATAGCGAGCAGGGCGAAAACGATACGGCTCTTCTGGCCCTCGGACAGTGTTCCCATCAGGGCGGTCTGGGATTCACCGGTGAGACCGTATTTtccgagctgctggcgccaATACTGGTAGTCTTGGGATTTCTCCTTGTACTTGTCACGGACAAAGTCCAGAGCAGACTTGGTCAGATCGAGCTGCTCGGCACTGTGCTGGGAGTACAAGCCAAGCTTCAAGTGAGTGTGACGGGTAACAGATCCCCGGGTAGGAGAGAGCTTGCCGGTCATCAATCGCAGCAGAGTTGACTTGCCAACACCGTTGGGACCAACCAAGGCGGTTCGGGAGTCCATGTCAAAGCCGAGATCCAAGTTGCGGTAGAGATCATCCTCGGGGTTGCCAGAGTAAGAGAAAGTGACGTTGTCAAAGGACAAGACGGGAGGGGGCAGCTTATCAACATCGGCGAAGCGGAAGGTGAAGACTCTGTCGGCGACAACGGGCTGGATGAAACCATctgcctccatcttgtccagAATCTTCTGGCGGGACTTGGCCTGACGGACCAAGTTGGCATAGGTACCGGCGCTGGCAATGAACTTTTTGATGTGCGCAATTTCCTCCTGCTGCTTCGTGTAGGCCTTCATCTGGTTGGTCTCGTTCTCCTCGCGAGTCTTTGCGTAAGAGTCGTAGTTACCACCATAGTAgatcaacttcttctctcgcaTATCAATCATGGTGGTGCACACTCCGTTCAAGAAATCCATAGAGTGGGACACCAAAACCAAGGTACGATCCCACTTCTTGAGGTACTCTTCCAGCCACACACAGGCCTCAAGATCCAAGTGAGCGGTGGGGTCGTCAAGCAGGAGAAGTGATGGCTTGACGAACAacgccttggccaaggcaacGCGCATTCTCCAACCACCAGACATgtccttggtcttcttgtGGATGGTCTTCTTGTTGAAACCGAGACCAGTCAAAATGAGGGAAGCGCGAGTGGAAAAGGTAGAGGGGtccatcttgtccatgtGCTGTcatgagagaagaaaaaaagtcagtACTTCATATAAAAGATATTCGACCACTACTGGAAAATCAATTTGGGGTACATACGTCATAAAGGTCAATCAAAACGGGGCTCTCAGGGCCTTCATcctccagaagctgctctGCCAGCTTGTCAAGACGCTCCATTTCGTTCTCAGCCTCCTTGACAACCCATTCCAGGGCACCGAGGTCACTAGGAGGAGCACCCTCGTTCAGTAGGTAAATATCGACGTGGCTAGGAATAGGGTACTCTCTGGCAgcgatggccttgaggaggGTAGACTTTCCGCAGCCGTTCTCGCCAAGGAGACCATAGCGGCGGGCAAAAGACAATTCCATGGTCGAATCGGTGATGAGGACTCGGCCGTGGAACACGAGGGAGGTACTGGTGATCTTGACGTCCTTGCTCTGCTGGGTGGAAGACAGCACACCCGTGGTGACTCGGTCTGAGATGCCGTGCTGGTCCATCTGCTCGGCAAGGCGCTTCACTTCGTCCAGCTTGTCGTCAGTAGTGGCAGGGCTGTCGGTGTCCTTGACGGGGTTTCCAAAAGCATCGAGCTCAGGCTCCTGCTTCTTGCTGGCCTTGCCGCCCTTCTTGTCCAGCTTGCCCTCGGCAGCCTTCTTCGCGAGTCTCTTTTCCTTGGACGCTGAAGGCATTGTGGCGGTGTGGTTTGGGAGTGTGTATTCCAGCTGATTTTTTTGAAAtcaagagggaaaaaaaatggaagGGAACGAAAGAGCGGGAGAGacgtaaaaagaaaaaaagaagagaaagatgcaccaaaaaaaaaggaagtCCCAAATTCCCAGGCGTAGTATTCAATGTCGCTGAATACTACTTTTGTATGTATAGtagaggaaaggaaaaaaaaagaaaattctgGGAGGCGAAACTACGGGCTGACCAGGatggtggcggtggttgCCGGTCTGCAGGCCAAGAGGCTTGAGATTCCTCGACCTGGGCGGGGTGAATTTTTTTCTGAATGGTGGGGCGTATCAGACTTTTGACTTTCTGATAAGGGGGCTTAGGGAGCCACAATCAGGCATCAAACTAAGGCATGAAGAGCGGTACTCTTACGACAGTAGGATTAGTAGCAGTAGCGCGAAGTAATTCTAGgaaaacggaaaaaaaaaggaaaagatttttttttttttcttttgagGAAAAAAGTCAACGCTACGTTCATTGGCTTCTCTTTGTGTccaaattttataaaagtcTTTTGTTTCTCATTGTACCATTTCCTTTCCTCTACCTTTGGCTCATGAGGTACTTGGTGCGTAAAGAAGAGTACCTAGTACGCAGCACTCTTAAGCAGCTTGACGTCACAATTTGGTGGGTCAGTTTCTATCAGACACGCATTATCAGAGTTTTCTCATTTGCGTGTACAAGTACTCCGTAGATACAGCGAGTTTCCTGAACCGCCCAAATACTGGTAGGTAGGTACGCCACGTCTCCGTGAATAGTACCTAGCTATGAGCGAAAAAGATACGTGTTcatataataagaaataaaatcaCTCCAATTGTAATAACATTATTCGCTTCAGCTGTGTAATGGCAAACTTTTGTGCTTATGAAGAGTACAGATGATTGTCGCAGCGAGGCATCTTGATGACTAAGTGCCTCCATTCTATTGGAGCATCGGCTCCGGGTAAACGGCTATCCGACACACCAATCGCCATCTTTCGTTGCAAAACCATGAGTGAGtgctaggtacctaggtatgcaCCCGTGTCTATCAATGCAGGTAGATATAGGGTACCATCTAATACTGTGAGGTATTGTGTCTAGCCAATATTTTACAACCTACATTCTATTTACAAGTCGAAAAGAGGCCGTCTATGAAGGGGCAACTCTATTAGTGCCGCCATTGTTCAACGATGTGCGGTTAAAAAGCCAATGTCTGTCTAATTCCATAATGCAGTGGCCTCATGGTAAAGAAAACTGCAGTCATGCAATCATAGTTTAAAATATGTTCGTGTTATCTCCAAAGTATACTTCGAGTACACATATAAACTGTCCTACGACCCCCCCCTGTAACCTGTCCTGTAGTAATACTCGCCTTTCCTTTTTACGCTAAGGAAGATGATCATTATTAAGTCTAAAATTCACCGCTGCAGATGAGGATTTTAATTGATAGACCGCTCTGGTCGACAATCTGGCAACACCTTCACTCCCTACAGTCGTTCCGGACTAGATTGCTCTCGCGCTATTACCTGTCCGTGGGATAGATCATCTTTTGCGCtaagaaaaggaaatatgACCATTACtacaggggggggggggggggtcgTAGGACAGTTTATCATAGCACTGGTATACTTCACAGCTGGGTGCTGGATTTTATGTTTGCACAATTTGATATGTAGATTTATGAATTAATTTGTTGCTGATAATACCTAGCCTAAACGTCTCATCCGAATAATGACACCTATGATACCAGGTAATGTACGAACTACTTTCTCAGCCCAAGTCTCTTTCTTCTAGTGATTCACATCGCCTTCAAGAAAACACTCAATCTAAAGTATTGCTGAGCAATAAGTATTTGCGCGTACACAAGTAGGTGGTACTAGCATGTAATCCATATATACTACCAACAAGTACTTAAATTGTCTTCACTTGTCTTGCTAAGAGTTCATTGACAGagtctccttcttcccttcACGCTACCAGGCAGCTGCTCTAACTGCGCGGGTAACTGCTTGAGCTAGGGCAGCGCTTATTTGAGTCTAGGTGAGGAAAAGATCATCAGCTTAAAAAAAGAGTCTGaatattttcttaattttgCTTT
This portion of the Trichoderma atroviride chromosome 6, complete sequence genome encodes:
- a CDS encoding uncharacterized protein (BUSCO:EOG092D15UU), translating into MPSASKEKRLAKKAAEGKLDKKGGKASKKQEPELDAFGNPVKDTDSPATTDDKLDEVKRLAEQMDQHGISDRVTTGVLSSTQQSKDVKITSTSLVFHGRVLITDSTMELSFARRYGLLGENGCGKSTLLKAIAAREYPIPSHVDIYLLNEGAPPSDLGALEWVVKEAENEMERLDKLAEQLLEDEGPESPVLIDLYDHMDKMDPSTFSTRASLILTGLGFNKKTIHKKTKDMSGGWRMRVALAKALFVKPSLLLLDDPTAHLDLEACVWLEEYLKKWDRTLVLVSHSMDFLNGVCTTMIDMREKKLIYYGGNYDSYAKTREENETNQMKAYTKQQEEIAHIKKFIASAGTYANLVRQAKSRQKILDKMEADGFIQPVVADRVFTFRFADVDKLPPPVLSFDNVTFSYSGNPEDDLYRNLDLGFDMDSRTALVGPNGVGKSTLLRLMTGKLSPTRGSVTRHTHLKLGLYSQHSAEQLDLTKSALDFVRDKYKEKSQDYQYWRQQLGKYGLTGESQTALMGTLSEGQKSRIVFALLAIDGPNMLLLDEPTNGLDIPTIDSLADAINAFSGGVIVVSHDFRLLDKIAKQILVCENQTIRQWDSTIGDYKNYLRKKMISAGAV
- a CDS encoding uncharacterized protein (EggNog:ENOG41), whose amino-acid sequence is MNTLIMASVKLRPAQPADAAGIADTHYRALDRYHEFYGAFFVLAPRDILEKSTPVALEKPENIMLVAVDEESNDVVGIVKYTIEAEKMASTATVEDPASVPAGPPLTAVKEHLKDLWTEFGKRRDEMDECYEKVADGKQHIYIHTLMINPDYQRRGIGGKLLAAVLKRSDEEGIPTFLASTAESIGLYSRMGFESLGAWPIDNEYWAGRIAGLEKELGIAGHEGLQELFKGVGEVEDVMVRWPKKQ